A window from Gossypium raimondii isolate GPD5lz chromosome 7, ASM2569854v1, whole genome shotgun sequence encodes these proteins:
- the LOC105768375 gene encoding alpha-mannosidase 2: MSLSSYLGSNTRRGGGWAQSLLPSSSPTVKSTLKVHPTRKSRKRTVLINFLLTNFFTIALSLSFIFFILTLFFFGIPKPISSHLQPPSSTRRLTTRKPVTRKQPWLNPNQTGAAVDITTKDLYDKIEFLDKPGGAWTQGWKVSYKGDEWDSEKLKIFVVPHSHNDPGWKFTVEEYYQRQSRLILDTVVHTLSKDRRRKFIWEEMSYLERWWRDASEDKRETFTNLVKNGQLEIVGGGWVMNDEANSHYFAIIEQITEGNMWLNDTIGFVPKNSWAIDPFGYSPTMAYLFRRMGFENMLIQRTHYELKKELAWNKNLEYVWRQSWDANETTDIFVHMMPFYSYDIPHTCGPEPAICCQFDFARSHGFSYELCPWGQYPVETNPENVQERALKLLDQYRKKSTLYRTNTLLVPLGDDFRYVTAEEAEAQFRNYQMIFDYINSTPSLNAEAKFGTLDDYFQTLREEADRINYSVPREIGSGQISGFPSLSGDFFTYADRQKDYWSGYYVSRPFFKAVDRVLEQTLRASEMLMAFLLGHCQRPQCEKLPMRYAYKLTAARRNLALFQHHDGVTGTAKDHVVLDYGTRMHTSLQDLQIFMSKAIEVLLGIRQEKYDQTPALFDPEQVRSKYDALPMHRAISARKGTVQSVVLFNPLEQTREEVVMVVVSRPDVSVLDSNWTCVQSQVSPELQHDESKIFTGRHRIHWKASIPAMGLQTYYIANGFAGCEKAKPAKLKFSSKLSSGPCLAPYACSKVEGDTVEIVNRHQVLTFDVKHGLLQKVIHKNGLQNVVVEEIALYSSSGGAYLFLPDGDAQPIIKSGGNLVISEGPLMQEVYSYPKTSWEKTPVSHSTRIYNGGNTVQDFLIEKEYHVELLGKDFNDRELIVRYKTDTNNKRIFYSDLNGFQMSRRETYDKIPLQGNYYPMPSLAFMQGSNGQRFSVHSRQALGAASLKEGWLEIMLDRRLVRDDGRGLGQGVMDNHVMNVVFHILMESNISSTSDPVSNPLPLSPSLLSHRVNAQLNYPLHAFIAKKPQEISAPTHSRSFSPLAAPLPCDLHIVSFKVPRPSKYSQQQQQLVDPRLVLMLHRRNWDSSYCKKARSQCTAVADESVNLFNMFKDLTVLNARATSLNLLHDDTEMLGYTEQFGDVARDGRVIIPPMEIQAYKFELRPRQ; the protein is encoded by the exons ATGTCTTTGTCTTCCTACCTTGGCAGCAACACCCGCCGTGGAGGAGGATGGGCTCAGTCATTACTCCCTTCTTCATCACCCACCGTCAAATCAACCCTCAAAGTCCACCCCACTCGAAAGTCACGGAAGCGTACGGTTCTGATCAACTTCCTCCTCACCAACTTCTTCACCATAGCTCTTTCCCtttccttcatcttcttcatcttgactctctttttctttggaATCCCAAAGCCCATTTCATCCCATCTCCAGCCCCCATCCTCGACCCGAAGGCTCACAACCCGGAAACCAGTGACCCGGAAACAACCCTGGTTGAATCCAAACCAAACCGGTGCCGCAGTTGATATAACCACTAAAGATTTGTATGATAAAATTGAGTTCTTGGATAAACCTGGAGGGGCCTGGACTCAAGGGTGGAAAGTTAGCTATAAAGGAGATGAATGGGACAGTGAAAAATTGAAGATCTTTGTGGTACCTCATTCTCATAATGATCCAGGCTGGAAGTTTACTGTGGAAGAGTATTATCAGAGGCAGTCAAGGCTTATACTTGATACCGTTGTTCACACTTTATCAAAG GATCGTCGGCGGAAGTTCATATGGGAAGAGATGTCTTATTTGGAAAGGTGGTGGAGAGATGCCTCGGAGGATAAAAGGGAGACTTTTACAAATTTGGTGAAGAATGGCCAGTTAGAAATAGTAGGAGGTGGCTGGGTTATGAATGATGAG GCAAATTCACATTATTTTGCCATAATCGAGCAG ATAACTGAGGGAAATATGTGGTTGAATGACACCATTGGGTTTGTTCCGAAAAATTCTTGGGCAATTGATCCATTTGGTTACTCACCTACCATGGCTTATCTCTTCCGTCGTATGGGGTTCGAGAATATGCTTATTCAAAGGACTCATTACGAGCTGAAAAAGGAACTTGCTTGGAATAAAAACTTGGAATATGTGTGGCGTCAGAGCTGGGATGCTAATGAAACAACTGACATTTTTGTTCATATGATGCCATTCTATTCATATGATATTCCACATACTTGTGGACCGGAGCCTGCAATTTGTTGTCAGTTTGATTTTGCTCGTTCACATGGTTTCTCTTATGAACTCTGTCCATGGGGACAATATCCTGTAGAGACTAACCCAGAAAATGTGCAGGAGAGGGCACTAAAACTATTAGATCAATATCGGAAGAAATCGACCCTGTACCGGACCAATACGCTTCTTGTACCTCTTGGAGATGATTTCCGCTATGTTACTGCTGAGGAAGCAGAAGCTCAGTTTAGAAATTATCAAATGATATTTGACTACATCAACTCCACTCCCAGCTTAAACGCGGAAGCGAAATTTGGTACTTTGGATGACTATTTCCAGACCCTTCGGGAGGAGGCTGACAGAATAAACTATTCCGTTCCCAGAGAAATCGGCTCTGGTCAGATCAGTGGTTTTCCTTCTTTATCAGGTGACTTCTTTACTTATGCTGATAGGCAGAAAGATTATTGGAGCGGCTATTATGTGTCAAGACCTTTCTTTAAAGCTGTCGATCGGGTACTGGAACAAACGCTTCGTGCATCAGAAATGTTGATGGCATTCTTACTTGGTCATTGCCAGAGACCACAATGCGAAAAGTTGCCAATGAGGTATGCTTATAAGTTGACGGCTGCAAGAAGGAATTTAGCTCTTTTTCAGCATCATGACGGGGTGACGGGAACTGCTAAGGATCATGTTGTTCTCGATTATGGAACTCGGATGCACACTTCTTTGCAGGACCTGCAGATTTTCATGTCCAAAGCAATTGAAGTGTTGCTCGGAATTCGCCAAGAGAAATATGATCAGACCCCTGCGCTATTTGATCCTGAACAGGTGAGATCTAAATATGATGCTCTACCTATGCATAGAGCAATCAGTGCTCGCAAAGGAACTGTGCAGTCAGTTGTACTCTTTAATCCTCTTGAGCAAACACGAGAAGAGGTTGTGATGGTAGTTGTTAGCAGACCGGATGTTAGTGTTTTGGACTCAAATTGGACTTGTGTGCAGAGCCAGGTTTCTCCTGAATTGCAGCATGACGAAAGCAAGATTTTTACAGGCAGGCATCGCATCCACTGGAAAGCTTCAATTCCTGCCATGGGTTTGCAGACATATTATATTGCTAATGGCTTTGCCGGATGCGAAAAAGCTAAGCCGGCAAAACTCAAATTCTCTTCAAAGTTGAGTTCGGGTCCATGCCTTGCACCTTATGCATGCTCAAAAGTAGAAGGAGATACGGTTGAAATCGTGAACCGGCATCAAGTTCTCACCTTTGATGTTAAGCATGGATTGTTGCAAAAAGTAATCCACAAAAATGGTCTGCAAAATGTCGTGGTTGAAGAGATAGCCCTTTACTCAAGTTCAGGAGGCGCATACCTTTTCTTACCGGATGGGGATGCTCAGCCTATAATTAAGTCGGGTGGGAATTTGGTTATCTCCGAGGGTCCCTTGATGCAAGAGGTGTACTCTTACCCGAAAACTTCATGGGAGAAAACACCTGTTTCTCATAGCACTCGCATTTACAATGGAGGCAATACAGTACAGGACTTTTTGATTGAGAAGGAATATCATGTTGAGCTTCTTGGCAAGGATTTTAATGACAGAGAGTTAATTGTTCGATATAAGACAGACaccaataataaaagaattttctaCTCCGACTTGAATGGCTTTCAAATGAGCCGGAGAGAAACATATGATAAGATTCCGTTGCAGGGAAACTACTATCCCATGCCCTCTCTTGCTTTCATGCAAGGGTCAAATGGCCAGAGGTTTTCAGTTCATTCTCGGCAAGCACTGGGTGCTGCAAGCCTTAAAGAAGGGTGGCTGGAGATTATGCTTGACCGTCGTTTGGTGAGAGATGATGGACGTGGTCTTGGGCAGGGAGTGATGGACAATCATGTAATGAATGTTGTTTTCCATATCCTGATGGAATCCAACATTTCTTCGACTTCGGATCCTGTTTCGAACCCTCTTCCACTGAGTCCATCTCTTCTTTCTCATCGTGTTAATGCTCAATTGAACTATCCGTTGCATGCATTCATTGCTAAGAAACCACAAGAAATTTCTGCGCCGACACACTCGAGATCCTTTTCTCCTTTAGCTGCTCCCTTACCGTGTGATCTGCATATCGTGAGTTTCAAAGTCCCTCGACCATCAAAATATTCtcagcagcagcagcaactTGTAGATCCTCGGCTTGTTTTAATGTTGCACAGGCGAAACTGGGATTCTTCTTACTGCAAGAAGGCCCGATCTCAATGTACAGCCGTGGCTGATGAGTCTGTAAATCTATTCAACATGTTCAAAGATCTTACAGTGCTGAATGCAAGAGCAACTTCTTTAAATCTTCTGCATGACGACACGGAAATGCTAGGGTACACTGAGCAATTTGGTGATGTTGCTCGAGATGGACGTGTAATCATCCCTCCCATGGAAATACAAGCATACAAGTTTGAATTAAGGCCACGCCAGTAA